From the genome of Leptotrichia hongkongensis, one region includes:
- the atpD gene encoding F0F1 ATP synthase subunit beta: protein MNKGKLVQVIGPVIDVKFEKKLPDIYNALEVYKENGEKLVAEVHAHNGNNVVRAVAMSGTEGLRRGLEVIDTGKPIQVPVGRATLGRIFNVLGEAVDDGEKLDADVLRESIHKDAPSFEQQGTDSEILETGIKVVDLLAPYLKGGKIGLFGGAGVGKTVLIQELINNIAKGHGGLSVFAGVGERTREGRDLYNEMTESGVIDKTALVYGQMNEPPGARLRVGLTALTMAEYFRDKEGQNVLLFIDNIFRFTQAGSEVSALLGRMPSAVGYQPNLATEMGALQERITSTSTGSITSVQAVYVPADDLTDPAPATTFAHLDATTVLSRQIASLGIYPAVDPLDSTSRILEPEIVGNEHYKIARETQKVLQRYKELQDIIAILGMDELDENDKLTVNRARKIQRFFSQPFSVAEQFTGMKGKYVPLRETIRGFKEILDGLHDDLPEQAFLYVGTIDDAVAKARELMSE from the coding sequence ATGAATAAAGGTAAATTAGTGCAAGTTATTGGGCCAGTTATAGATGTAAAATTTGAAAAAAAATTGCCTGATATTTATAATGCACTTGAAGTGTATAAGGAAAACGGAGAAAAATTAGTAGCTGAAGTTCACGCCCACAACGGAAACAATGTTGTAAGAGCAGTTGCAATGTCTGGAACTGAAGGATTAAGACGTGGACTGGAAGTTATTGATACTGGTAAACCAATTCAAGTTCCCGTTGGAAGAGCTACATTGGGAAGAATTTTCAATGTACTAGGAGAAGCAGTTGATGATGGTGAAAAATTGGATGCAGATGTGTTAAGGGAGTCTATCCATAAGGATGCACCGTCTTTTGAACAGCAAGGAACAGATTCTGAAATACTTGAAACAGGAATAAAAGTAGTAGATTTACTTGCTCCATACTTAAAAGGTGGAAAAATTGGACTGTTTGGAGGAGCAGGAGTTGGAAAGACAGTATTAATTCAGGAATTAATTAATAATATTGCCAAAGGGCATGGAGGGCTTTCTGTATTTGCAGGAGTTGGAGAGCGTACACGTGAGGGACGTGATTTATATAACGAAATGACAGAAAGTGGAGTTATTGATAAGACAGCATTAGTGTATGGACAAATGAATGAACCACCTGGTGCAAGACTAAGAGTAGGGCTTACAGCACTTACAATGGCGGAATATTTTAGAGATAAGGAAGGGCAAAACGTGCTTTTATTTATTGATAATATATTCAGATTTACTCAGGCAGGATCAGAAGTATCGGCACTGCTTGGAAGAATGCCATCAGCCGTAGGATACCAGCCAAACTTGGCAACTGAAATGGGAGCCTTGCAGGAAAGAATAACATCAACAAGCACAGGTTCAATTACATCAGTACAAGCTGTATACGTGCCAGCAGATGACTTGACAGATCCGGCACCAGCAACAACATTTGCCCATTTGGATGCAACAACAGTATTGTCAAGACAAATTGCATCACTTGGAATTTATCCAGCAGTAGATCCTCTTGATTCAACTTCAAGAATACTTGAGCCTGAAATTGTTGGAAATGAGCATTATAAAATTGCAAGGGAAACTCAGAAAGTATTACAAAGATATAAGGAATTGCAAGATATTATAGCAATTCTGGGAATGGATGAGCTGGATGAAAATGATAAATTAACAGTAAACCGTGCTAGAAAAATCCAAAGATTCTTTTCACAGCCTTTCTCAGTAGCAGAACAATTTACAGGAATGAAAGGTAAATATGTGCCTTTAAGAGAAACAATACGTGGATTTAAGGAAATATTAGACGGTCTTCACGATGATTTACCAGAACAGGCATTTTTATATGTTGGAACTATTGACGATGCAGTTGCAAAAGCACGAGAACTGATGAGTGAATAA
- the atpA gene encoding F0F1 ATP synthase subunit alpha, which translates to MRIKPEEISKIIRSEIENYKSSLDISNTGTVLEVGDGIARIYGLSDAMAGELLEFENGTIGMALNLEESNIGAVIFGKTQGIKEGSIVKGLGKVAEVPAGNELLGRVVDALGNPIDGKGTITADKYMPIERQASGIIARKPVTQPMQTGIKAIDGMFPIGKGQRELIIGDRQTGKTAIAIDSIINQKNNDVICVYVAIGQKRSTVAQIYKKLEEAGALEYTIIVAATASESAPLQYLAPYSGVAMGEYFMDQGKDVLIVYDDLSKHAVAYREMSLLLKRPPGREAYPGDVFYLHSRLLERAAKLSDKLGGGSITALPIVETQAGDISAYIPTNVISITDGQIFLETDLFNSGFRPAINAGVSVSRVGGAAQIKAMKQVASKVKLELAQYNELLAFTQFGSDLDKATRDQLNRGSKIMEVLKQPQYTPFKVQEQVISFYCVTNGYFDDVPTEKVRTFEKDLIEALKNNSEILTEIREKKELDDEMKSRLDEFITNFKKEYVW; encoded by the coding sequence TTGAGAATCAAGCCAGAAGAAATAAGTAAAATAATCCGAAGCGAAATCGAAAATTACAAAAGTTCACTGGATATTTCCAATACTGGAACAGTCTTGGAAGTAGGAGATGGAATTGCCAGAATCTACGGATTAAGTGACGCTATGGCAGGAGAACTTTTAGAGTTTGAAAATGGAACTATCGGAATGGCGCTAAATTTGGAAGAAAGTAACATTGGAGCAGTAATTTTTGGAAAGACACAAGGGATAAAAGAAGGAAGCATAGTAAAGGGGTTAGGAAAAGTAGCTGAAGTTCCAGCTGGAAATGAGCTGCTTGGAAGAGTAGTCGATGCACTTGGTAACCCAATTGATGGAAAAGGGACGATAACAGCTGATAAATATATGCCGATTGAGAGACAGGCATCAGGAATTATCGCAAGAAAACCTGTTACACAGCCTATGCAGACTGGAATAAAGGCAATAGATGGAATGTTTCCGATTGGAAAAGGGCAAAGGGAATTGATAATTGGAGATAGACAGACTGGAAAAACAGCGATTGCGATTGATTCAATTATAAATCAAAAAAATAATGATGTTATATGTGTTTATGTCGCAATTGGACAAAAAAGGTCTACAGTTGCACAAATTTATAAAAAACTTGAAGAGGCAGGTGCATTGGAATATACGATTATTGTTGCAGCTACTGCTTCAGAATCAGCACCACTTCAATATTTAGCACCATATTCAGGGGTTGCTATGGGTGAATATTTTATGGATCAAGGAAAAGATGTGCTAATAGTTTATGATGATTTGTCAAAACATGCGGTAGCTTACCGTGAAATGTCATTACTGTTGAAAAGGCCGCCAGGAAGGGAAGCGTATCCAGGAGACGTTTTCTATCTTCACTCAAGACTTCTTGAAAGAGCAGCAAAATTAAGCGACAAACTGGGTGGAGGTTCAATTACAGCACTTCCAATTGTAGAAACACAGGCTGGGGATATTTCGGCATATATTCCGACAAATGTTATTTCAATAACAGATGGACAAATATTCTTGGAAACAGATTTATTTAATTCAGGATTCAGACCAGCGATAAATGCAGGAGTTTCTGTATCAAGAGTTGGAGGAGCAGCACAAATTAAGGCTATGAAGCAAGTTGCTTCGAAAGTAAAACTGGAACTTGCCCAATACAATGAATTATTAGCATTTACGCAGTTTGGATCAGATTTGGATAAAGCAACTAGAGATCAGCTTAACCGTGGATCTAAAATTATGGAAGTATTAAAGCAGCCACAATATACTCCATTTAAAGTTCAGGAACAAGTAATTTCGTTTTACTGTGTAACAAATGGATATTTTGATGATGTTCCAACTGAAAAAGTCAGAACATTTGAAAAAGATCTGATAGAAGCACTTAAAAATAATTCAGAAATTTTAACTGAAATTCGTGAGAAGAAAGAATTAGACGATGAAATGAAAAGCAGACTAGATGAATTTATAACGAACTTTAAAAAAGAATATGTGTGGTAA
- the atpG gene encoding ATP synthase F1 subunit gamma: MSANMKEIKERIDSVKNTSQITNAMNIVSSTKFKKFQVLTLKSRNYAYAVNEAFDNLVASLKGNKFVIFDGKPEVRRVGIIVMTSDRGLCGSFNSNTFRRLESMRKQFEKEGKDVSVVTIGRKAKEYCKNRDINVDSEYTQMIPETMFETGKKISEDVVQFYLNDFYDEVYMIYSKFVSAVEYNIQVEKLLPIEKKEGLPTKEYVFDPSEEEVLNSFVPQVLNIKLYQSLLENSASEHSARMSAMKQANDNASEMIRNLEVQYNRERQGKITQELTEIISGSLGVQ; encoded by the coding sequence ATGTCAGCAAATATGAAAGAAATAAAGGAACGTATTGACAGTGTAAAAAATACAAGCCAAATAACAAACGCAATGAATATTGTTTCTTCTACAAAATTTAAAAAATTTCAGGTTTTAACTCTAAAATCTAGAAACTATGCATATGCTGTAAATGAGGCTTTTGATAATTTAGTTGCAAGTCTTAAGGGAAATAAATTTGTAATTTTTGATGGAAAGCCAGAAGTTAGAAGAGTCGGAATTATAGTGATGACATCAGATCGTGGGTTATGTGGAAGCTTTAACTCAAATACTTTTAGAAGGCTTGAGAGCATGAGAAAGCAGTTTGAGAAGGAAGGAAAAGATGTTTCAGTTGTAACAATTGGAAGAAAAGCAAAAGAATATTGTAAAAATCGGGATATCAATGTGGATAGTGAGTATACACAGATGATTCCAGAAACAATGTTTGAAACTGGTAAAAAAATCAGTGAAGATGTAGTGCAGTTTTATTTAAACGATTTTTATGATGAAGTCTATATGATTTATTCAAAATTTGTATCAGCAGTTGAGTATAATATTCAGGTGGAAAAATTGCTTCCAATAGAAAAAAAGGAAGGATTGCCAACAAAGGAATATGTGTTTGATCCGTCAGAGGAAGAAGTGTTGAACTCGTTTGTTCCACAAGTTTTGAATATAAAATTATATCAGTCGTTACTTGAAAATTCGGCAAGTGAGCATTCAGCTAGAATGTCGGCAATGAAACAGGCTAACGATAATGCTTCTGAAATGATAAGAAATTTGGAAGTGCAGTATAACCGTGAAAGACAAGGAAAAATAACACAGGAATTGACAGAAATTATAAGTGGTTCTTTAGGAGTGCAGTAA
- a CDS encoding CASTOR/POLLUX-related putative ion channel, which produces MKKESDSFNRIKLKNKIQGMLEDTLSKGTVSIIAWLAVTMILTVVVFSFVLVLMNLRPDNETGSLSLIEAIWQNFLRVIDPGGLQNDRLWGYRIVSAVVTLLGVLIFGALVGVLTTGLDNLFIEIRKGKTEIVKKDFTLILGWNPTIFKIISELVISNANHKNKKIVILSKNDKIKMEDEINLRINQKELLKNFYNSLDGKSHKTYQTKIYCRSGSIIDIDDLNIVHPENAESIIILSSEEDREDINTIKCILALRKKAKKIITEIKDEHNKELMDFCFQNEKNQNILYIPSEKWLSRITAQASRQPGFSVIATEILNYDNDEIYFSKIGKELIGKTFKEISLNCVTSIVLGICKKNLDKNNLKEIYQKEMAEGKLSGIQKNIILNPYEKFNNNIIDGENIGCVIEEGDELILFQSDDGYPEFHFEELKIEKFQWKSGTEDVILPKSKTLILGYNKRIYKIIDELYEYVSVDSEVHIIAKMDKEVEKHLKDNLGYENVKNEDITDYRISEKEYIEEKFNLESYESIIILGYDELETQEKDAKSMLTMLLIKKMLEKNSKSSLKEKSIVIEIYDEKNREIVELTEVSDYIISDTIISSVISQLSEEKRLYYVFDELFSGEGCEIYMFSADNYIENFDREYTFKQLSTIVANEETILLGYRDMDERVEKKNDYGVHLNVNKNKKIKLNKNDKLIVLFEGGNEKNKKKVI; this is translated from the coding sequence ATGAAAAAAGAATCTGATTCTTTTAACAGAATTAAACTGAAAAACAAAATACAGGGAATGTTAGAAGACACACTATCCAAAGGGACTGTATCAATAATAGCATGGCTTGCTGTAACAATGATTCTTACAGTTGTTGTATTTTCATTTGTATTAGTTTTGATGAATTTGAGGCCTGATAATGAAACTGGAAGTTTAAGTTTAATTGAAGCGATTTGGCAAAATTTCTTGCGTGTAATAGATCCAGGTGGTTTGCAAAATGACAGATTATGGGGATATAGAATTGTGTCAGCTGTAGTTACGTTACTTGGAGTATTAATCTTTGGTGCATTAGTTGGAGTTTTGACAACAGGGCTTGATAATTTATTTATTGAAATTCGTAAAGGAAAAACAGAGATTGTAAAAAAAGATTTTACGCTTATTTTGGGATGGAATCCGACAATATTTAAGATAATAAGTGAACTGGTGATTTCAAATGCAAATCATAAAAATAAAAAAATAGTGATACTTTCTAAAAATGATAAAATAAAAATGGAAGACGAAATAAATTTAAGAATAAATCAAAAAGAACTTTTGAAAAATTTTTATAATTCTCTAGATGGAAAAAGTCATAAAACTTATCAAACTAAAATATATTGCCGTTCAGGAAGTATAATAGATATAGATGACTTAAATATTGTTCATCCTGAGAACGCAGAATCAATAATTATACTTTCCTCAGAAGAAGATAGAGAAGATATAAATACTATAAAATGTATTTTAGCGTTAAGAAAAAAAGCTAAAAAGATAATTACAGAAATAAAAGATGAACATAATAAAGAACTGATGGATTTTTGCTTCCAAAATGAAAAAAATCAGAATATACTTTATATTCCAAGTGAAAAGTGGTTATCACGGATTACAGCACAAGCAAGTAGACAGCCAGGATTTAGTGTTATTGCAACAGAAATTTTAAATTATGATAATGATGAAATTTATTTTTCTAAAATTGGTAAGGAGCTAATAGGAAAAACATTTAAGGAAATTTCGTTAAATTGCGTTACAAGCATTGTATTAGGAATATGTAAGAAAAATTTGGATAAAAATAACTTGAAAGAAATTTATCAAAAAGAAATGGCAGAGGGCAAGTTATCAGGAATACAAAAAAATATAATTTTAAATCCTTACGAAAAATTTAATAATAATATAATAGATGGTGAAAATATAGGATGTGTAATAGAGGAAGGAGATGAGCTTATTCTTTTTCAGTCTGACGATGGTTATCCTGAATTCCATTTTGAAGAGTTAAAAATAGAAAAATTTCAATGGAAAAGTGGTACGGAAGATGTAATTTTGCCTAAAAGCAAGACATTAATTTTAGGGTATAATAAAAGAATATATAAAATAATTGATGAACTTTACGAATATGTGAGTGTAGATTCAGAAGTTCATATAATTGCAAAGATGGATAAGGAAGTGGAAAAACATTTAAAGGATAATTTGGGGTACGAAAATGTAAAAAATGAAGATATAACAGATTACAGAATTTCTGAAAAAGAGTATATTGAAGAAAAATTCAATCTTGAAAGTTACGAAAGTATTATAATTTTAGGTTATGACGAACTTGAAACACAAGAAAAGGATGCTAAATCAATGCTTACAATGTTATTAATAAAAAAAATGCTGGAAAAAAACAGTAAATCTTCATTGAAGGAAAAAAGTATTGTTATCGAAATATACGATGAAAAAAATAGAGAAATCGTAGAATTAACAGAAGTATCTGATTATATAATAAGTGACACTATAATAAGTTCAGTAATTAGTCAGCTGTCTGAAGAAAAAAGACTTTATTATGTTTTTGATGAATTATTTAGTGGAGAAGGCTGTGAAATTTATATGTTTTCAGCAGATAACTATATTGAAAATTTTGACAGAGAATATACTTTTAAACAACTTTCTACAATTGTAGCAAATGAAGAAACTATTTTATTAGGATATAGAGATATGGATGAAAGAGTGGAAAAGAAAAATGATTATGGTGTTCATTTAAATGTAAACAAGAATAAGAAAATCAAATTAAATAAAAATGATAAATTAATTGTACTGTTTGAAGGAGGCAATGAGAAAAACAAAAAGAAAGTGATTTAA
- the atpF gene encoding F0F1 ATP synthase subunit B, which produces MNEGARLVNIDFTMAIQIINFIVLVYFFSRTFAKKIDKVLEDRKKLALSEMEIVENEKEKLEEQKKTMEKLKKESKRRANDILIKAERQADDRKDQIVSQAMSNRERMMMKAEADIEKMRQNAKFELQKEVGEMAVELAEKIIKENIDEKQDETINKFIDEIGD; this is translated from the coding sequence ATGAATGAAGGAGCAAGATTAGTAAACATTGATTTTACGATGGCTATTCAGATAATAAACTTTATAGTATTAGTCTATTTTTTTTCACGAACTTTTGCAAAAAAGATTGATAAAGTGCTAGAAGATAGAAAAAAACTGGCTTTGTCTGAAATGGAAATTGTTGAAAACGAAAAGGAAAAATTGGAAGAACAGAAAAAAACAATGGAAAAATTGAAAAAGGAATCCAAAAGACGTGCCAATGATATTCTAATAAAAGCCGAAAGACAGGCAGATGACAGAAAAGATCAGATTGTATCACAAGCTATGAGTAATCGTGAAAGAATGATGATGAAGGCTGAAGCTGATATTGAGAAAATGCGGCAAAATGCTAAATTTGAACTTCAGAAGGAAGTTGGGGAAATGGCAGTTGAACTTGCAGAAAAAATCATTAAGGAAAATATTGATGAAAAGCAGGATGAAACTATAAATAAGTTTATTGATGAGATAGGAGATTAA
- the atpB gene encoding F0F1 ATP synthase subunit A: MKNKILKFLGFLFLMMIVVNIILSIISTFLPVKFESPSSVVEAPHYFNFVFWNFKFSLSQTVLNTWAVMLIIIFIVRAGTKNISVEKPSKMQIVMEEYYHFIENTFLTTFGKHKKTYIPFFAALFASIMFSNLSTFLFPFIMMSVKENGIRTVKPFFRTPTADPNTTIGLSLVVIVVFLAVSIKQKGLKGYIKSLFEPMWFMFPLNIVDIFSKVLNTSMRLFGNMLAGLVIVGLLYSLVGRGLLQSMTNNMLKGSFSFSVGWPMLIQLYLDLFIGIVQAFVFTILSSVYISEALGEEE, from the coding sequence ATGAAAAATAAAATTTTAAAATTTTTGGGATTTTTATTTCTTATGATGATTGTTGTGAATATAATTTTATCAATTATTTCCACATTTTTACCAGTAAAATTTGAATCACCAAGTTCAGTTGTTGAAGCACCGCATTATTTTAATTTTGTTTTTTGGAACTTTAAATTTTCGCTTAGCCAGACAGTACTTAATACTTGGGCAGTTATGCTGATAATTATATTTATCGTAAGAGCAGGGACAAAGAATATAAGTGTAGAAAAGCCTAGTAAAATGCAAATTGTTATGGAAGAATACTATCATTTTATTGAAAATACCTTTTTAACTACCTTTGGAAAACATAAAAAAACTTATATACCATTTTTTGCAGCATTGTTTGCATCTATAATGTTTTCGAATTTAAGTACTTTCCTATTTCCATTTATTATGATGTCAGTTAAGGAAAATGGAATTAGAACAGTAAAACCATTTTTTAGAACGCCAACAGCGGATCCAAATACGACAATTGGGCTATCACTTGTGGTAATTGTTGTTTTCTTGGCAGTTTCTATAAAGCAAAAAGGTCTAAAGGGATATATAAAATCATTGTTTGAGCCAATGTGGTTTATGTTTCCATTAAATATTGTGGATATTTTTTCAAAAGTACTGAACACTTCAATGCGGCTATTTGGAAATATGCTGGCAGGACTTGTAATTGTAGGACTACTATATAGCCTTGTTGGACGTGGATTGCTTCAGTCTATGACAAATAATATGTTAAAGGGAAGTTTTTCGTTTTCAGTTGGATGGCCAATGCTTATACAACTATATTTAGATTTATTTATCGGTATAGTACAGGCTTTTGTATTTACAATACTTTCTTCAGTTTATATAAGTGAAGCATTAGGTGAGGAAGAATAG
- the atpE gene encoding ATP synthase F0 subunit C, giving the protein MEGIVQAAALLGAGIAAIGGIGAGLGQGIATGYAVEAVSRQPEAKQDIMQTLITGLAITESSAIYALVIAFLLIFLKG; this is encoded by the coding sequence ATGGAAGGAATAGTTCAAGCAGCAGCTTTATTAGGAGCAGGAATTGCAGCGATAGGAGGAATTGGAGCAGGATTAGGTCAAGGGATTGCAACTGGTTATGCAGTAGAGGCAGTATCAAGACAGCCTGAAGCAAAACAGGATATTATGCAAACATTAATTACAGGGCTTGCGATTACAGAGTCATCAGCAATTTATGCGTTAGTAATAGCTTTCTTGTTAATTTTCTTAAAAGGGTAA
- a CDS encoding glycoside hydrolase family 10 protein: MKSIIKKISVLAITVLMATTLNASNIIMGNNHNASKIDNQKVTKSKELRGVWVASVSNIDWPSKKGLSVEQQKREFLTILDNVKKWNMNAVFVQIKPSGDAFYPSKYAPWSEYLTGTQGINPGYDPLKFMVEEAHKRGIEFHAWFNPYRLSVSSSRDKLSKDNIGRKKPEWTVAYGGQLYLNPGIPEVNDYVVNSIVEVVKNYDVDGVHMDDYFYPYKVKNQEYPDSAQYQKYGHKFSSVGDWRRDNVNKLVEKLHSSIKKENENVEFGISPFGVWRNASTDPSRGSETKAGVQNYDDLYADILLWMNKGWIDYVAPQIYWNQGHKAAEYNTLVKWWSKYAGQTKTNLYIGQAAYKVNDWQNAKELINQVNFNRNYPEVKGSIFFSYKSLLTNPKNATSSLAQGPYANRENQGF, encoded by the coding sequence GTGAAATCAATTATAAAAAAAATATCAGTATTAGCAATTACGGTTTTAATGGCAACTACATTAAATGCCTCTAATATTATTATGGGAAATAATCATAATGCATCAAAAATTGATAATCAAAAAGTAACGAAAAGCAAAGAATTAAGAGGAGTATGGGTAGCCAGTGTAAGTAATATTGATTGGCCGTCAAAAAAAGGACTTAGTGTTGAGCAGCAAAAAAGAGAATTTTTGACAATTCTTGATAATGTGAAAAAATGGAATATGAATGCAGTATTTGTGCAAATTAAGCCATCAGGGGATGCTTTTTATCCATCTAAATATGCACCTTGGTCTGAGTACTTAACAGGGACTCAAGGAATAAATCCAGGATATGACCCACTAAAATTTATGGTAGAAGAAGCACATAAAAGAGGGATAGAATTTCATGCATGGTTTAATCCATATAGACTTTCGGTATCTAGTTCAAGAGATAAATTATCAAAAGATAATATTGGACGTAAAAAACCAGAATGGACAGTAGCTTATGGAGGACAATTGTACTTAAATCCAGGTATTCCTGAAGTTAATGATTATGTTGTGAACAGTATCGTTGAAGTTGTAAAAAATTATGATGTTGATGGTGTTCATATGGATGACTATTTTTATCCATATAAAGTTAAAAATCAAGAATATCCTGATTCTGCACAGTATCAGAAATATGGACATAAATTTTCATCAGTTGGTGACTGGAGAAGAGACAATGTAAATAAATTAGTTGAGAAATTGCATTCTTCTATAAAAAAAGAAAATGAAAATGTAGAATTTGGAATAAGTCCTTTTGGAGTATGGAGAAATGCGTCTACTGATCCATCTAGAGGTTCTGAGACAAAAGCTGGAGTTCAAAACTACGATGATTTATATGCAGATATTTTATTGTGGATGAATAAAGGGTGGATAGATTATGTAGCACCGCAAATTTACTGGAATCAGGGGCATAAAGCTGCTGAGTACAATACACTTGTAAAATGGTGGAGTAAATATGCAGGTCAAACAAAAACAAATCTATATATAGGACAAGCTGCATACAAAGTTAATGATTGGCAAAATGCAAAAGAATTAATAAATCAGGTAAATTTCAACAGAAATTATCCAGAAGTAAAAGGAAGCATATTCTTTAGCTATAAATCATTATTAACTAATCCTAAAAATGCAACAAGCAGTTTAGCACAAGGGCCTTATGCTAATAGAGAAAATCAAGGATTCTAA
- the atpH gene encoding ATP synthase F1 subunit delta, with amino-acid sequence MARDEIAKRYASAIYNIAKSSDSINEVREVLNIFMENYEEEEEFRKILEDPLKKFSEKEKFLEKSFDHFTKESLGIVKYIVRKQRLSLVGDIKEYFLKLYYEENNKLPITAIFAKELSEKQRELLIEKLEKKYGKKIVLNLEVDKEIIGGGILKIGNEVINGSIKNQIEEMKKNF; translated from the coding sequence ATGGCTAGGGATGAGATTGCAAAAAGATACGCATCAGCAATTTACAATATAGCAAAATCTTCTGACAGTATAAATGAAGTTAGGGAAGTACTGAATATTTTTATGGAAAATTATGAGGAAGAGGAGGAATTTAGAAAAATTTTGGAAGATCCTCTCAAAAAATTTTCAGAAAAAGAAAAGTTTTTAGAAAAATCGTTTGACCACTTTACAAAAGAATCGCTAGGGATAGTTAAATATATCGTAAGAAAACAGCGTCTATCATTAGTTGGAGATATAAAGGAATATTTTTTAAAACTTTATTATGAGGAAAATAACAAACTTCCAATAACTGCTATATTTGCAAAGGAGCTATCAGAGAAACAAAGGGAACTGCTAATAGAAAAACTTGAAAAAAAATACGGTAAAAAAATTGTTTTAAATCTTGAAGTTGATAAAGAAATAATCGGTGGAGGGATTTTAAAAATTGGGAATGAAGTTATTAACGGTTCAATAAAAAATCAGATTGAAGAAATGAAGAAAAATTTTTAG